Part of the Nicotiana sylvestris chromosome 2, ASM39365v2, whole genome shotgun sequence genome, cgttgagatttagatttgggtcacataaatgcacacccgagtttaggaaggtaatattattaaaataacgcgcctaaagcaaccacGCGTTTATAAggttgcgagggccatggaaatttgttaaatggcacgccttgaattctaaggatttttaaaaaaaaaagaaataattaaatgagggctcatgcatttgagattttatttggcacgacgcactcaatttcaatttttaaaagGGAATTCAAACTACATTTGGAGGGTCATAAACTATTTGTGTTATCTAATACGGTTCGCCTCTAATCTATTCTTAAAACCCAATTAATTAACTAAAGAAAGTTTGCAAGACTTCTACTTACATAAACAAAATCGCAATCTTACTAATTAGCAACCATCAAATTAAAGGGCCATAATTATTCACCCAATTGTTATAGTAATCCATTTTAAAGAAACTAAACACAATTGATTTGTAACATTGGGGAACTAGGCTAGTCTTAAAACGAAATTATACCAAACCCGACTAACAGTGAAGAACCTTGTTttgaagaaaatataaaaaaactcATGCAGCAGGGCCTATTACTTTCATttcttattaattttaaaattctggGCCCAAATTGAGCCCAAGCAGAAGGCCCAAATTCTTTAAAGCCTCAGAACCAACACCAATTAGACTCGACATCGAGTCTGTATCGTGCTCAAGTGATGGCTGACCAGCAAAAGTTCAGAATGAACCTAAATAGCTAGTTACAACATACAAACAATGACAAGTTTTTGAAATAGAAAACAATTAAGGATCCAATTCTTGAGAAACTATACAGCATATGATTCTAAATTTTCAAGGCCCTAAATTAACTTGAAATGTTGATATTTAAACCTTAATGACTAAGACCCAGAGGATATCCCAAAGTGGGCATTCAGGCTCATCCCTCCCTTCACGGTCGCAGTCCTCTTAGCCATAGGGTTTTCTTGCTCGCCCGTAATGCCTCCAAGGCATATACTTAGATTTAATCACCAATGGTGCTTCTTCAGCCTTTTTAACCTTTTTTCTTAATTATTGAATTGAAGGCtcttctttctttgatttgaaaagaaGGTGAGAGCCTTAACCCTCTGGTCTGTTAAACCTCACGTTGACAAAATTTGTAGAATTTAAAACCATGATCTTAAAACAACCAAATCTGCTCGATTGACATGCAAGCAACAGTAGACAACCAGTGAATCATTTTCAACATAACTAAACTAACTTGAATTTCCCCTAACACTGATAGTCACCAAACCAGTACATTAGAATCTGGTTCTCCCATGAATTCCAGAAAATCATACTAAAGCTTTCAATATAATCCTTGGACATTTTAAACTCATTCAGAAGCAAATGTAGACGCAGAACATGCTTGCAAAATACTTCGAACCATACTGATCTCCAATAAGAATCATACGTACATGTCCAATTACATATACATACAACTATTGAACATACACAGCAGAATCATACATACATGTCCAATAACCCATACATATAACTACTGAACATACACAGCATTAAATGTGTAAATGATAGCTtagataacatctaaaactacatATCTATTACAGAATATTAAAGCAGTATGAGAAACAGGGGAAACTAAGTTCAAATGCAGCCTGTATTCAATCAATATTCCACCTGATTTACATGTTCAACAATCACTCATTATTCATGGGCTAAGAAGGTATCTGAGATTGAGGGGACAAAGAAGTAAAGAAGGATCAGGAATTTTTGAACAGCAGAAATCgacaacagcaacaacacagcccaAATTCAGCAAATGAAACCAAAAAATTGATTTACAATCCAATGGAACAGTAGTCTTTAACACAATTTGATCAAAACTGAGGCTCAATGGTACAGTAGAGAGCTTTCAGCCGATTTATtggattcttattttttaaaaatctgTATTTTTCAATAATTTCAGAATATCAGAATGTTCTTCTCCTCTCTGTGTCCGTGTCCCTTAACACCTCTCAAGTTCAGCCTTTTTATAGGCATTCATTTTAGTGTATCCTCCATTATCAATTCACCTTTTCATTTTTAACTACCCACTAGCTTAGTGCTTTCTTAATTTAAACAGCTATTGCAATCCCAACCCTACCATTATTAGAAGCTTCTTAAGTAGGTAAACACTTGAATTATACTTATATTAATCAGTTCttatcaacataattaaacaagaaGTTAAACCAAACTATTGAACTAATCCTAATTATTCTGACTAAGTGATTAAACGAAATACGATTTCAAAGTTTATTGATATCCCAATTATACGAAACAAATCCACAAAACCAATCTAAAGAAACAAACAGTGaacaaaaataatttataccaGAGTACTGAtcaaatttcaattgaaattgaccAAGGAAAATGAGAAGAGGGAAATGACCATTGGAataaaattaatcaaacaaacacagaaaCATGAAAGAACTTACCGATTAAACTGGAAAAGCTTGGTACCCTGACTTTTCGATTCCATCGCCAAATAGTGTTAGTCACTTGTTCTTCGTCAAAACAAGTGAGTAACACTATTTTGTGACGAACTCTGCTCTAAAATTATCATCAGCCTTGAGTTCAGGTTTGGCTCTTGGATTTAAGATTCAAGTAGATTGAGCCCCATTCGAAGGAAACTGGTTATGGATTAGGGAAGAGGGAGTTGTGGTGATCaaggggtgttagtttggggtcgattggaggtggcgccgccacagGAGAAAGTTAGGGCAGCGCTAGGGTTCATCCctttgatctgaaattcgagGGATTCCAGGGATATTTGAGGAATAAAGTTTGTGGATTCGggaagaggggagtgaggggaTTCTATGGTTTAAAGATGGGGTGATTTgggccaccggaaccgccgtgaggcgatttccggtggccGGAAGGCGGCGGTTCATGGTGGCGTTATGTTTGGTCTTTGATAAGAGATGGCGGGATGAAATGGGAAGGGTCGGGTTTGGGGGGTTTGATATATTAAATGTTTGATTTAATTAGGGCCGTTGGATGATTAGAATCCAACGGCTCTGATTAAATCGTAAATGGGAAACAGGGTCGTTTTGGTTTCATGGGGCAAGACCGGTTCAGGGGCGGGTCAGGGTCGAATATGGATGATGGGGTGAAGTTCTGGTCATTAGATGTAGATGAATGGACGGTTGAGATCTGTTGAAATCGAAATGACGTAGTTCtgtccctatactacgtcgtttcattgGTCTCAGAGACCTGAAAGTTTGGACCGGGTATGGGCGTATTTTTTGGGCCTGCAGATTTGGGTTTAAAGAACAGCCCAAACtttgatttttcatttctttacttttcaaattaattctttcttttcttgttttattttttcaaaaattaaaatcctaaattaagttataaaaccaaaattaattttaaaaatattaattcaCTCTAAATTATAATTAACACGAATAATTAgacactaaattaaaagaaaagcacacaatttgactaaaaatatgttattatttttttttcatttttgtaaaactcctaattattaattaatccaaaaaataaaaaatcaaatcctaaatgcagatactatatttttttgtattttttaatgtgttaataaaattaaacatgtaccTAAACATACGCAAATAATCAGAAAAATAGcgtaataattcctaaaaataacacataattaaaaaaaagacctaattttgggaattcttttggagtaattcgtatgaggcaaaaatcacgtgctcacaattccTATTTGTGAAATGAAAATACTTTTGAAATGAATAATTTTTCCTAATTATATTTGTATCAAAATTTTATGAATTGTTATTTATAATTGTCTTTTAGGCTATCAAAAAGGTTTTCCTCTATCGATATCAAGGGAAAAGGGAGAGGAGAAGAGGCGTATGGGGCAACAAATGAGCGAAGATTTTACGGAAAAGGGTCATATTTATCCCTGTACTCTTTAAAAATAGTTATATTTGTCCTTCGTTATACTTTTTTGATATATTTATCCTTACCATTATACTTTAGGATCATACTTGTCTCTGTACTCTTCAAAGAGGGTTACATTTGTCCTTTGTCAtactttttgacatatttatcctTACACTTATACTTTAGGATCATATTTGCCCCTCATCCATTAAATCCCCATGTCCCACCTTTCTTTTCCTACATGGTGCCTATATGGATTTCTTTTTCCTCCAATTTAAATATGGTGAACTATTTAAGATAATTTAATCCGTCCACCCAATTTAACCATAAACcataaaccataatttggttgtCTGCACTTATTTGTGTCTTTGGGCAGCCAATATATAAAATATAGTGGCTTCATTCTGATAATTCACATTACTCTAATATTATTCATCATTGTAGATTTATGTTAAACCAGGTCGAAGATAAGGGGTGGAGCTAGAGTATTAGGTATGGTTTGAATGAACTCTATAActtttgtttagatttgtgttctATTAGGAAATAcattaaatatgcataaatatttAATTACGAACTTAATAACTAAAATGAGCTATGAGTAAGAtcagaacccataaactttaaatcATGACTCTGCCATCCAAAAAGTTGAATTATTTAGATATACTTTTTTAAATatgtagttttattttatttttgaaaaacatgaaaattatatacccaaatcacaaaaaaaatagaTGTTTTGACCCTTGTAATCGAATTCTTTCATATAAAATGAGAGGAGGGAGCAATATTTTCTTTTCGAGAAAAAATATGTTTGAGGAAACCATCCTAGACAATATTAGGCTTCTGGCAGTGCTCTATTTTAAGCACGGACCTTTGTCATTAATTCCATTGTTGTGCAACTTCTCGTAATTTAATTTGGTTACTGCAATAATTGTAAGCTGTATCAGATTAGTGATTTTGAGTTCAAAGTTCTTGTTTGCCAATATGTTGCCGCTGCTGTCCGAAAAATATGGAGCTAAAAAAGAACATTAGCTAAAATAGGTGACCATATTTAAATTGGGTGGGCGGATTAAATTATCTTAAATAGGTGACCATATTTAAATTGGAGGAAAAAGAAATCCACATAGGCACCATGTAGGAAAAGAAAAGTGGGACATGAGGATTTAATGGATGAGGGGCAAATATGATCCTAAAATATAAGTGTAattataaatatgtcaaaaagtaTGATGAAAGACAAATATAACCCTCTTTGAAGAGTACAGGGACAAATATGATCCTAAAGTATAATGATAATATCAAAAAAGTATAACGAAAGACAACTATAACCATTTTTAAAGAGTACAGGGATAAATATGACCCTTTTTCCGAAGATTTTATGGTTGAACGAGTGTTGAAAACAGCTACGTGAGAGCGGAATGGACGGAAGGgacaaaaacacaacaacataagcaaaaaacaataaaataaaagtgGTCACTCAAAAGTCAGAAGAGTCAGTTCATCTACTGATATCAGGAGTTGTCTATGCCCCGACTCTTATAATTCTAAATTGTTACTCCGTGCATTTTAATTTAGATTATGTAGTTTGACTTGGATACGAAattcagaatttttttttaaatttatggtCTTGTAATTTTAAGAGGTAAAAATtttgtggggccatgatatttgtgtgattataaaaacttctcattcaGGATAAATagataaaatgaaaagtttaaagttaaattattttcaattGTAGAAATATGTCATTCTTTTTTAAATGGACTAATAAGTAAAATGTGTCATCCAAATCAAAACAGAGAGTATTGGCTAATAATTCCTGCCTCTTCTCCAATCGCAATCCTTCTCTTCTATTGATTCACTTTACTCCACCAACAAAAAATACTCCTCCTTTCCCTTCCCGGGCCGAATTTCCCCctcaattttttttcttaatttatttGACCCATAAATTAAAAGTATTTGAAATGGATGAAgtttatttaaaaatatttacttTTGTACCGAGAGGAGCCGAAAATAAGTTAGCTCAACAATTGAGAAAAGGTAAAACTTAACTATTTCGAAATATAGAAGTCAAGAATCTATTTCGAACAAACAAAAGGAAAAGGTATGAAACAAATAGAGACAAGGAATAAAAAGAGTAGTCCAGTGTATTAAACTCGTGTTACACACTGAAAGAGAAAAACTGCATTAGGTTAGTGTATGTTGCCTCACCTTTCATACGCTGCTTCGgtaatttgaatttgaatttgtgaCGTCCTGATTACGCCATGGCAAATCTTACCGTCGCTCTAAGATTTTCCTTCAAATTGACAAGGACTATCTAATAAAATTGAGATTTATGTTGTATACTTTAATTGTGTGTAAGTTTGTacaaaactttaaaaaaattaaCTTAATAGTCGTTCACTTCATcgcttaaataaaaaatataatcagTGAATGTAAAATATATGTATATTTCAGGTTTAAATATAGACGTGTATAATCAGCGTATAACCTATATAGATTGATTACAAAAATAAACAACAAACCCTACCGATGATTTGTCTAAAATTCCCAAACTTTATAAcataaagagaaaagaataatTGCTTACACTTGCAGGGATAAGTTGAAATATGTGGATCATCCAACTATATTCCTACGAAAGAAAttgattaaataatattttaattttactCTTAATAACATGCTTTGTTTGAACCAATTAAATAAAATTATCATTCTTTTATCAAAATAAACGAAAAAAATATATGTAAAACTATCAACGGAACTCATTTAATAATTGATAGTAAGGCCGATGTTGGTACTTTTTGAAATGTATATCTTTAGCTTATAATGCGTCAAAAGTAACATCTTCGCATAAAATAAACTAATGAAGTAGTATTAATTTTACTTAATAAGTAGTATTAATTTTACTTAATAATTATCTCAAATCACTCTTATAACGAAAAAGAAATGCTGACCACATCAAATTCCACGTCTATTTTAAATTTCTCTCTATTTTTATGATACAAGATGTGTTCAATACGCATTAAAAAATGTTTTAGTCCTAGAAATTATGTTCTTCTTTTTATTAGATAAATATTTTGTCTAAAGACGGAAGCTAACCCTTGTGCACTCACCAACTAATTTGTGTTGTCTTAAAATTATGTTCCAAACTTATAATCTCATCATTCATAAAGTATGtacttgtgcatttgttatcagtagatgtggcaaaatggttaaaagaaaacagttatccacccatattattcataaaaaaatgggttggataatgaactattTAAAAACGGGTCGAATATGGACCACTTAGAAAAAAGTTAATCAAATGTATAACCAATGGATAACTTatgtgtttaacttttacatttgtaaaacaTCAAATTGGAGTTCCTCAAGTTTTGAACACTAGGAATTCTCTTACAAGTGATCATATTTAAaaagccatggataatatggatatccatattatccgccggataAACCCGTTTTTATtcgtcgggtcggataatttgtTCTTTTTTTAAATTACCCGTTTtgacccgcccgtttgccactcctagtTATTAGTTCCATCACgacctctttctctctctctccacTTATATTGATCCCAACTTCTTAAGTggacgtttggacataagaattgtaaaatttcgaaaaaaataatttttttcaagtgaaaaagctatttgaaaattagagttgtatttGCACATGAAtatatttttgggttgtttttaaatttttgtaagtGATCTGAAATAAAATTTTAAAGaataatttttggagtttttcaaattttcaataaatttcaaaattcatcttcTAAGTGTGAATTGAAAATCTTATGGACCAAACATTGATTCAAAGAAAAGGTGAaaagttttgtaattttttttatggTCTTCTCCTACATGTCTAAGGTGGACCTCCATTTCCCTCCACACTACAATACTCTCTATCTTCTCTATCACCAATTTCTATTTAAACCCTTCCctctttccctttcttcccaaacctctcTTTCCTTTCTTATCTCCCTTCGATAAAATGGCTTCTACACCTGCAAATTTTTATACATGGGCTAAAGTCCAAGTCCCTCATCCCTTTTCATCGTCTAATTCCTCTACTTGTTCACCTGTTGATTTGGGCTTTCCTTCAAAATCCATCTCCATGAGAAAGCCCACTCCTCGAGCTAAAATTCAATGTGCTCTCCACTCCCCTGCTGTTCTCACTTTTCCAAAACAACCCTATCAATATCCAACAATTACCAAAAGGGACACCCCTTCTCCCCCGCAACCTGCCTGGAATCTCTTTCAGAAAGCCGCTGCAAAAGCATTGGACATAATGGAGAGCGCGTTGATCTCACGCGATAAGCAGAAACCGCTCCCAAAAACCTCCGATCCTGGCGTTCAAATAGCCGGAAATTTTTTTCCGGTGCCGGAAATGCCTGTCCGGCATAACCTTCCCATTACCGGAACTGTACCCGATTGCATTAACGGCGTTTACGTACGTAATGGCGCTAACCCGCATTTTGAACCCGTTGCCGGTCACCATTTATTCGACGGTGACGGCATGCTTCATGCAGTCACCATTAACGGCGGTTCAGTGAACTATTCGTGCCGGTTCACTGAAACCGAAAGACTAGTTCAAGAGCGTGGATTGGGTAAATCGGTTTTCCCGAAAGCCATTGGTGAACTCCACGGGCATTCTGGTATTGCGCGTCTTCTCCTCTTCTATGCGCGTGGACTTTGTGGACTCGTAGATCATAGTCATGGAACAGGCGTGGCTAACGCCGGTTTAGTTTACTTTAACGGCAGGTTATTAGCCATGTCAGAAGATGATCTTCCTTATCACGTTGCTATTAAGCCTTGCGGCGATTTACAAACAAAGGGGAGATACGATTTTGACGAGCAACTCAAAAGCACAATGATAGCTCATCCGAAAATCGATCCGGTTTCTGGCGAGCTATTCGCTTTGAGTTACGATGTTGTTCAGAAGCCGTACTTGAAATATTTCAAGTTTTCCAAAAATGGGAAGAAATCGTATGACGTTGAGATCCCACTGGACGTTCCAACAATGATGCATGATTTTGCTATTACTGAAAATTACGTTGTGATCCCTGACCAGCAAGTGGTTTTCAAGCTTCAGAATATGATCAAAGGTGGCTCACCAGTAATCTATGACGAGAAGAAGAAATCTAGGTTCGGGATTTTACCCAAAAATGTTAAAGATTCAAATAGAATTATTTGGGTCGAGTCACCAGACACATTCTGTTTTCATCTTTGGAATGCATGGGAGGAACCAGAGAATGACGAAGTTGTAGTTATTGGCTCGTGCATGACTCCACCTGACTCAATTTTCAATGAATGTGATGAAAATCTGAAGAGTGTACTGTCAGAAATCAGGTTAAATCTGAAAACTGCTGAGTCCAGAAAACGGGCAATAATTTCATCAACGGAACAGGTGAATCTTGAAGCTGGAATGGTAAATAAAAACAAACTTGGCCGTAAAACACAGTATGCTTATCTTGCAATTGCAGAGCCATGGCCAAGAGTTTCAGGATTAGCAAAAGTAGACCTGTCAACTGGGGAAGTTCAAAAATACATGTACGGAGATACAAGATATGGAGGAGAGCCACTATTTTTACCGAGAAATCAATGCACAGAAAAGGAAGATGATGGATATATTCTTGCATTTGTGCACGATGAAAAAATATGGAAGTCAGAGCTGCAAATAGTGAATGCCATGACTCTTGAGTTGGAGGCCACTGTCAAGCTTCCTTCAAGAGTTCCATATGGTTTCCATGGGACTTTCGTAAGTAAAAAGGACTTGGAAAATCAAGTATAGTGGATAAGGAGAGTTATGTTAAAAAGTCTTATTTGTGTgcgtatatacatatataataagTAGTATAATCAAATGTGTGTATTAGAGGAGATCAGAGATGCCTGAGGGAAGATTAGCTAATTTAGAGAATGTCCCCGAACTCTCTCCTCTAGCTTAATTTTAATCTTAACATGTCATTTTCTTAGGGTTTTTTTttcggggggaggggggggggtggGGGGAGTAAGAGAAATTTCCAGAAGCCAAGCTTGAAGCTTGTAGCATAATTAGAAGCTCGGCTGGTTTCTGttttttgtttggttttgatCCAAAAACATTGATATGTAAATTAGTTCTTTCCCATCGTACATGATTGAACACTACTCCGTATTATGTATAGAACAACAGTACTCTATAATCTccttatcttttccaaaataatCTCAATATCTTATGAAGTATGACTTTATTACCAAAGTGTTCGCCCTCCATTATTTACTTGATCTGCAGAACTAACCAAAATTAGGTAGTGAATAATTGAATCCACCGTGAAAAAAAATACTACTACTAATAACTGAATCCACCTGATGGGAACAACTAACTTTGGAAATTTGCAATATACTTATAGAATAGATGCAAGAACACCATTGAAGAGATTTATATAACTTGGTCTTagtataatttttgaaaaacttattacgtaatttatttaagttttgtcacgactcaaaatcTCACGAAAGATCATGATGGCGCCAACCTGCTCGCTAGGCAAACCAACACTCAACCAACAATAATAAAAGCATATTTATTAAGTCTTTAGTAGAATCATAATAGAAGCATATTTATTAAGCCTTTAATAGAATCATAACATAATATGAACACGGAAATAGTCTCACAACCAATATCATAAAATGTAAATATCTGAGATAGGGCCTAAACACGACGACAACTATCTAAAAAAACCCAATATCTGATGTCACAACTATCACAAGCATCTAGCAAGAGTAAAGAGTGGCAACCGAACAACAATATCTATCGGAAAAGAAATAGATAGACAAAATAGATAAATAGGGAGGGGGATTCCTTGTGATGCGGATCGGCCAAGTAAAGCAGCTCACCACAAAGTCAGTACAAAGATCTCCTACTCTGCTGGATTAACACCACTAATAAACATCCTCAGAACATGCAAACaatatgcagaagtgcagtatGAATACAACATCATGATTCAAGTAAGTAACAAGTCTAGCTTCGAAAAAGTAGTGGCGAGGGATTGAGAATAAAACTCAGTAATAGTCTAATAATTACGTTAAAGCATAAAtaagatacaaaataaaatatgatatCATCAAATgagtacaaaagctcaaaacataGTTCATACATATGCTTTATAATTAAAAGAGATCAAATAAGATATCAATATCTCAATCCtcatatgcgaccgcagaaccatCGCAGATTGAACCACGAGAAGATAGATTTTGCGGGCCATTTTGTGGTCCGATGTGCGATCGCAGATTCATTTCGTGGTCCGATGTGCGGTTGCAGATTTATTTCACAGACCCCATAGCCATCGTATATCAGCACGGAAAAAGTTTTGAAAGGATTCCACGATCCAATAAGTGACTGCAGAATCGATTCGCGGACCGCAGAATCAGTCGTACACTTGAACAAGCCAACCCAGATTTTTGTATACCATTTTGTGATCCTGTTCATGGACCGCACATCACTTCTGCGATCGTATATTTGATTCGTTGGAGCATTTTTGAGAATTTCTTAATCCGACTCTATTTTGATATAATCCTTAAGGGGGTCATTATTGTTGGAGAATCAACTTATTTTTAGAAAGGCAAAATACTCTGGGGGGGGAGGGGAGATCCAATAATTCTATTGCTTAATTCTTGCTCAATCTTGAAGATTCAAAAAAGCTACGTACTAGGTCTTCAACCAACTAAGTAAGTATTTGCTCCTAAACTGTCATGGGAAGTTCATAATGGGTTTAAGTACGGATTCTATTATTGTGGGGCTTATGagatggtgattggaagtcatAAGCCCTCTAATTCAAAATTTGGAGTGTATAAGAAGAATGTGAGGTATGGTTCTCAATTTGGGGGTGTGTCATTGGGGATGCATGTATCGATGAAGGTAATATGGAGGTTGTTGGATTGTCATTTGAAATTGGTTGTGGGGTGAAGGAATTCCATTATTGAACCTCGTAGCAGAATTTGCACGCTTAGTGCTTGATGAAATGCCAATAACGGCTAAGCCTATGAATGCCTCCCTAATATATACATGTTCAATATGGTTATATTTCTATAGATTGAAGTTGCCAAAAGTAGGGGTATGCTGTAGTAATTCTAAGAAAAGCTCAAtcaaggtatgttggctaaactcctTTCGTAGAATCGGATTTCACCAATTCCTCGTGAAatccgcacacttcattctagTGGTGACTTCCTATTCTATAGAGCGgttggctcagatttacattcgaaAGATTAGACGCTTTCATGGCATGCCCATTTCCATCATTTTCGACTGAGGCACGCTATTCACATTGAAGTTTTGGAGAgcagtgcagcgagagttgggcatacTAGTTGAATTGTACAACATTCCACCTCAGACGGTCGGGTattctgagcgtactattcagatcttggaggatatgttacgtgcATGTGATAtggatttcggaggttcatgggataagtttcttaCGTTGGCAGAGTTTGCCCACTGTTGCACCCTATTTTGCATAAGTCAAAACAAGATTCAACTTGTGATTTCTCTGTTGTTGATgaaagagagtcgccacctaatatttTGAAGGTGCACTAGTTTACCTATTTAATTATTAAAGGTCATATTCTTTATTAGTCTTCTAACCGGTGAGATTATGGGTAAAGGTTCTTGTTCTTTTAAGgcgaaggtgttaagcaccccttAAAATTTACCTGAAGTAGCTCCATAGGACTTAGACTAGATTTAGGACTAACTGATTGTACTATTCTTTAACTAGTGTTCAAAAGAGTGTAACTTACCATATATTAGGACGTAATATCTATAAAGAAAGAGTGAAGTTTAAAGAGGTATGGTTTTTAAAGAAGAGCCttgggaat contains:
- the LOC104232006 gene encoding 9-cis-epoxycarotenoid dioxygenase NCED2, chloroplastic-like → MASTPANFYTWAKVQVPHPFSSSNSSTCSPVDLGFPSKSISMRKPTPRAKIQCALHSPAVLTFPKQPYQYPTITKRDTPSPPQPAWNLFQKAAAKALDIMESALISRDKQKPLPKTSDPGVQIAGNFFPVPEMPVRHNLPITGTVPDCINGVYVRNGANPHFEPVAGHHLFDGDGMLHAVTINGGSVNYSCRFTETERLVQERGLGKSVFPKAIGELHGHSGIARLLLFYARGLCGLVDHSHGTGVANAGLVYFNGRLLAMSEDDLPYHVAIKPCGDLQTKGRYDFDEQLKSTMIAHPKIDPVSGELFALSYDVVQKPYLKYFKFSKNGKKSYDVEIPLDVPTMMHDFAITENYVVIPDQQVVFKLQNMIKGGSPVIYDEKKKSRFGILPKNVKDSNRIIWVESPDTFCFHLWNAWEEPENDEVVVIGSCMTPPDSIFNECDENLKSVLSEIRLNLKTAESRKRAIISSTEQVNLEAGMVNKNKLGRKTQYAYLAIAEPWPRVSGLAKVDLSTGEVQKYMYGDTRYGGEPLFLPRNQCTEKEDDGYILAFVHDEKIWKSELQIVNAMTLELEATVKLPSRVPYGFHGTFVSKKDLENQV